One Sphingobacteriales bacterium DNA segment encodes these proteins:
- a CDS encoding DNA repair protein RecN encodes FNIAAYKLHSFFEEEELDYNDQTIIRREITPSGKSRVFINDTPANLVSLKKLCDKLVNLHAQHQTLHLYDANYQLFLIDIMANHQPLLQTYKTLFNEWQANKRNLSGLKNESSRLQKELDYLNFQLEEFEKANFTNPEEQTLAEQELAQLNNAENIQRVLLEAINLLENNEELAIIRILSQLRSSFSGLTKFGKSYAEIQQRLENTIYELRDLNSEISNLENAVLHDPQRAEELTQRLNTIYRLQKKHGVNTLADLMAIEVGLAAQKLTASNVEQNIAQLEQTIAANHKKVLETAQLISKQRQAQIPILQNHISQMLARVGMPDAQLLAQLTANENHPTANGIDEVDLLFAANKGSAPNELRKVASGGELSRLMLCLQTLIAKHTALPTLIFDEIDTGISGEVALKVGRVMHELGMQHQVLCITHLPQIASMGQAHLLVHKEVINNRTYTRMRPIKGEDRIIEIAKMLSGDPPPESAKENAKALLQNGLLTKDN; translated from the coding sequence TTTAATATAGCCGCTTATAAGCTTCATAGCTTTTTTGAAGAAGAAGAGTTAGACTACAACGACCAAACCATTATCCGGAGAGAAATTACCCCATCCGGAAAATCGAGGGTTTTTATTAACGATACACCTGCCAATTTGGTTTCACTCAAAAAATTATGCGATAAATTAGTCAATTTACACGCACAACACCAAACCTTACACTTGTACGATGCCAATTATCAACTATTTTTGATTGATATTATGGCAAACCATCAGCCTTTACTGCAAACTTATAAAACGCTTTTTAACGAATGGCAAGCAAATAAGCGCAATTTATCCGGATTAAAAAACGAAAGTAGCCGCTTGCAAAAAGAGCTGGACTATCTTAATTTTCAACTCGAAGAATTTGAAAAAGCTAATTTTACCAATCCGGAGGAACAAACGCTTGCAGAGCAAGAATTGGCGCAGCTAAATAACGCCGAAAATATTCAAAGGGTATTGTTAGAGGCAATAAATTTATTAGAAAATAACGAAGAATTAGCCATCATCCGGATTTTAAGCCAACTGCGCAGTAGCTTTTCAGGCCTAACAAAATTCGGAAAGTCTTACGCCGAAATTCAACAACGCCTTGAAAATACTATTTATGAATTGCGCGACTTAAACAGCGAAATCAGTAACTTAGAAAACGCAGTTTTACACGACCCTCAACGTGCCGAAGAGCTTACCCAGCGTTTAAATACTATTTACCGACTACAAAAAAAACACGGCGTAAACACATTGGCCGATTTAATGGCTATCGAAGTTGGCTTGGCTGCACAAAAACTTACTGCCAGCAATGTCGAGCAAAATATTGCCCAATTAGAGCAAACTATTGCTGCCAACCATAAAAAAGTTTTAGAAACAGCACAGCTAATATCGAAACAACGGCAAGCCCAAATTCCCATTTTACAAAATCATATTAGCCAAATGTTAGCCCGTGTTGGTATGCCCGATGCGCAATTGCTTGCACAGCTTACCGCCAACGAAAACCATCCTACGGCTAATGGTATTGACGAGGTTGATTTGCTTTTTGCCGCCAATAAAGGCAGCGCACCCAACGAGTTGCGCAAAGTGGCATCGGGCGGCGAGCTTTCACGGTTAATGCTTTGCCTTCAAACGCTTATTGCCAAGCATACAGCGTTGCCAACTTTAATATTTGATGAAATAGACACGGGTATTTCGGGCGAGGTAGCATTAAAAGTTGGGCGGGTTATGCACGAGTTAGGCATGCAGCACCAAGTTTTATGTATTACCCATTTGCCCCAAATTGCCAGTATGGGGCAGGCACATTTATTAGTGCACAAAGAAGTTATAAACAACCGCACTTACACCCGTATGCGACCTATAAAAGGTGAGGATCGCATTATTGAAATTGCCAAAATGTTAAGCGGCGACCCACCCCCCGAAAGCGCAAAAGAAAACGCCAAAGCCTTGTTGCAAAATGGACTATTAACAAAGGACAATTAA
- a CDS encoding winged helix-turn-helix transcriptional regulator — protein MNTNTLALLQIAFSLGQDKLIEGLHNSGYKDIRPVHGKVFAFIDREKGSLLVELAKRAKVSKQFMSQLIKEVEELGYVKKINHHTDKRAYLVTLTTKGKQAVMAADIAVVELEALYKKQLTNDDYQKLRQLLSKLCFLK, from the coding sequence ATGAACACAAATACATTAGCATTACTCCAAATTGCTTTCTCTCTTGGGCAAGATAAGTTGATTGAGGGACTACATAATTCTGGATATAAAGATATAAGACCCGTTCACGGTAAAGTTTTTGCCTTTATTGATAGAGAAAAAGGAAGTTTGTTGGTTGAACTTGCAAAAAGAGCAAAGGTAAGCAAGCAGTTTATGAGCCAATTGATAAAAGAAGTTGAAGAGTTGGGCTACGTTAAAAAAATTAACCACCACACAGACAAACGCGCTTATTTGGTAACATTAACCACAAAAGGAAAACAAGCGGTAATGGCAGCAGATATAGCAGTTGTAGAGTTAGAAGCCTTGTACAAAAAACAACTCACCAACGATGATTATCAAAAATTGAGGCAATTACTTTCTAAGTTATGCTTTTTAAAATAA